A genomic stretch from Rubripirellula reticaptiva includes:
- a CDS encoding DUF1573 domain-containing protein has protein sequence MNTLGKRMMAGIAVVASLATVAGVLIATVSYEPHGVPKALRPAFKAKIAEVKQRASEVATISSSVRPSASLDTTEFHFGLLDPHATVSHSFTVRNDGEAPLTINVQRTSCKCTVGKLGSNVILPGGQTDVTLTWNTGYQLDNYEQSATLETNDPLQPEITLTIQGDVRAELVVPSEVVMKSANPGDMPGASFTVYSQLLEDFYLDSAASDLPSFDWNVEPLSIDDTSLFDKNAKWAWRVNVSTSGKSRGKFAGDVKLTFKNANSDQVMTRTVKLAGHVRAPINFYSPDIHSKDGLDVGTLDSGKEHQFKLVVRNRVEASRRIEVTGVEPKELKANLTPTSKPGEYRLVLTFPADCPTVMFNRDSQHGYVEIGDPDDKTFSNWFPVLGAIVDLQ, from the coding sequence ATGAACACGCTCGGAAAACGAATGATGGCCGGTATCGCGGTTGTGGCCAGTCTTGCCACGGTCGCCGGAGTCTTGATTGCCACGGTCAGCTACGAACCTCACGGTGTTCCGAAAGCCCTTCGCCCGGCGTTCAAAGCGAAGATCGCAGAGGTCAAGCAGCGGGCAAGCGAAGTCGCGACCATTTCCTCGTCCGTTCGTCCGAGCGCCTCGCTTGATACAACCGAGTTTCATTTCGGTTTGCTCGACCCCCATGCCACCGTCAGCCATTCGTTTACCGTTCGCAACGACGGCGAAGCACCCTTGACCATCAACGTTCAGCGAACGAGTTGCAAATGTACGGTCGGAAAACTGGGCAGCAATGTCATTCTTCCCGGCGGCCAAACCGACGTCACACTGACTTGGAACACGGGATACCAACTGGACAACTACGAGCAATCGGCGACGCTCGAAACGAACGACCCGCTACAACCTGAGATCACTTTGACAATCCAGGGCGACGTACGCGCCGAATTGGTCGTGCCCAGCGAAGTTGTTATGAAGTCGGCCAACCCCGGCGACATGCCTGGAGCATCGTTCACCGTCTACAGCCAACTGCTCGAAGACTTCTACCTAGATTCGGCCGCAAGCGACTTGCCAAGCTTCGATTGGAACGTCGAACCGCTGTCCATCGACGACACTAGTCTGTTCGACAAAAACGCGAAGTGGGCATGGCGTGTGAACGTATCAACAAGCGGAAAGTCTCGCGGCAAGTTTGCCGGCGATGTGAAGTTGACGTTCAAAAATGCGAACTCCGACCAAGTGATGACTCGCACGGTCAAACTGGCTGGCCACGTCCGTGCACCGATCAATTTTTACAGTCCTGACATCCACAGCAAGGATGGATTAGATGTCGGAACCCTAGATTCGGGCAAGGAACACCAGTTCAAACTAGTTGTCCGAAATCGAGTCGAAGCTAGTCGCAGGATCGAAGTTACCGGCGTGGAACCGAAAGAATTGAAAGCCAATCTAACGCCAACGTCCAAACCGGGCGAGTATCGATTGGTGCTGACCTTCCCGGCGGATTGTCCGACGGTGATGTTCAATCGCGATAGCCAACACGGCTACGTCGAGATAGGTGACCCCGACGACAAAACTTTCAGCAATTGGTTTCCGGTTCTCGGTGCAATCGTCGACCTTCAGTGA
- the pilM gene encoding pilus assembly protein PilM: MTTMNSVSDAVGNTCGNCKHRNGNGELFCAGCGQTLVEPCATCSKQVSLTQKFCGSCGTDLAALLNQRIAKHGESMAEAVQAAKAFDFDRSISLLGRVAELNDYRFAKEASDARKAIEKIEQLKLKTNNQFDQHTRQAAAAFDRGDHAMVVKMLGEVPPQLLSPDDQKFLSRSKNHLGQIADIDAELRQAVSAKQWVVAGGLLDQLNELAPSHPTYTKLAGDLSQKLLANANAQLAKSKYTAALQCVSAIPAICQNEESERLRGRIDNVHWLADQFPNEPYALPLLGRLCVRFNQESPDDETAKVTLKRLSEAVRSRASEPRLAYADWDGGRRSWMGGQAGILAYPQSLSFGDTSFDRNALARHSVAFGLALQGLGIARVEGDFSPPKKGLMSAIRSRKKIKSCWGIDVGSSGIRGAHLELTPEGAVQVVAIYTAEFLEPACRVGSQTKSSVIRDAILTMADEIVPGETPIWISMPTTETVNRFVRLPPVDKKQANKLLDVEINQRIPLPLDELGIVRWMADEVVEETKGRPAFVSAARQTAIESRIDLFQSAGLTVSGLQSAAIALVNFSVYEFATHWKVDPESETTESEHSEAFAIVDSGAETLTVALIARDEFWFSSIENAGENFTSLLARSIKRTNRDAEQLKRDPAKIESPSSAWTPLENRMGEIRARLEQTMTEANKFMSELDVIGVWCVGGSAFTFGWIRRVLLKE; encoded by the coding sequence ATGACAACGATGAACTCTGTGTCCGACGCGGTCGGAAACACGTGCGGAAACTGCAAACACAGAAACGGCAACGGCGAATTGTTTTGCGCCGGATGTGGCCAAACTTTGGTCGAACCCTGTGCGACGTGCAGTAAGCAGGTCTCGCTGACGCAAAAGTTCTGTGGTTCGTGCGGTACCGATCTAGCTGCGCTGTTGAATCAACGCATCGCCAAGCACGGCGAATCGATGGCCGAGGCCGTGCAAGCAGCCAAGGCGTTTGACTTTGATCGTTCGATTTCGCTATTGGGACGTGTTGCCGAACTCAACGATTATCGGTTCGCCAAAGAAGCCAGCGACGCTCGCAAAGCCATTGAGAAGATCGAGCAGCTGAAGTTAAAAACCAACAACCAATTCGATCAGCACACTCGACAAGCCGCCGCAGCGTTCGACCGAGGCGACCATGCAATGGTTGTGAAAATGCTTGGCGAAGTCCCACCGCAACTGCTAAGCCCCGACGATCAAAAATTTCTCTCCCGCAGCAAAAACCACCTCGGGCAAATCGCCGACATCGATGCAGAACTTCGGCAAGCGGTCTCGGCAAAACAATGGGTCGTGGCGGGTGGCCTTCTCGACCAACTCAATGAATTGGCCCCCAGCCATCCGACCTATACGAAGCTAGCCGGGGACTTGTCACAAAAGCTGCTTGCCAACGCAAACGCACAGCTCGCCAAATCCAAATACACGGCCGCCCTGCAATGCGTCAGCGCCATCCCAGCGATATGTCAGAACGAAGAATCCGAGCGACTTCGCGGACGAATTGACAACGTGCATTGGCTGGCGGACCAGTTCCCCAATGAACCCTACGCACTTCCTTTGCTGGGTCGACTGTGTGTTCGATTTAACCAGGAATCGCCCGACGACGAAACGGCGAAGGTGACGTTGAAACGGTTATCCGAGGCTGTTCGCTCACGCGCATCGGAACCACGACTGGCCTATGCCGATTGGGATGGTGGTCGCCGAAGTTGGATGGGCGGGCAGGCGGGAATTTTGGCGTATCCCCAATCGCTTTCGTTCGGCGATACATCGTTTGATCGAAACGCGTTGGCAAGACATAGCGTCGCGTTCGGCCTGGCTCTGCAGGGACTTGGGATCGCTCGTGTCGAGGGCGACTTTTCGCCGCCTAAAAAAGGTCTGATGTCGGCGATTCGTAGTCGGAAGAAAATCAAGTCTTGCTGGGGAATCGACGTTGGATCAAGCGGCATCCGCGGTGCTCACTTGGAATTGACCCCCGAGGGTGCCGTACAAGTCGTTGCAATTTACACCGCCGAATTTCTTGAGCCGGCATGCCGCGTCGGTAGCCAAACGAAGTCTTCCGTCATTCGCGATGCGATCTTAACGATGGCCGACGAAATCGTTCCTGGTGAGACACCAATATGGATCAGTATGCCGACGACCGAAACGGTCAATCGCTTTGTGCGGTTGCCGCCGGTCGATAAGAAACAAGCGAACAAGTTGCTCGACGTCGAGATCAACCAACGGATCCCACTTCCCCTAGATGAACTTGGAATCGTTCGCTGGATGGCTGACGAGGTGGTGGAAGAAACCAAGGGACGACCGGCCTTCGTGTCGGCTGCTCGCCAAACCGCGATCGAAAGTCGCATCGATCTGTTCCAAAGTGCTGGTCTGACAGTTTCCGGATTGCAATCGGCAGCGATAGCATTAGTAAATTTTTCGGTGTACGAGTTTGCGACGCATTGGAAAGTGGATCCCGAATCCGAGACAACTGAATCGGAGCACAGCGAAGCATTCGCCATCGTCGACAGTGGTGCCGAGACACTAACCGTTGCGTTGATCGCCCGAGACGAGTTTTGGTTCTCGTCGATCGAAAATGCCGGCGAGAACTTTACCTCGTTGCTGGCTCGATCGATCAAACGAACCAACCGCGATGCCGAACAACTCAAACGCGATCCGGCAAAAATCGAATCACCATCATCGGCTTGGACTCCGCTTGAGAACCGCATGGGCGAAATCCGCGCGAGGCTCGAGCAAACCATGACCGAAGCCAACAAGTTCATGAGCGAACTCGACGT